In Marinobacterium sp. LSUCC0821, the DNA window CTTCAGGCAGATCCGCTGTCATATCTGTATCGATAAAGCCTGGAGCAACACAGTTTACGGTTACATTACGGCTACCTAGCTCACGCGCAAGGGCACGAGAAAAACCTTCCATACCCGCTTTTGCTGCAGCATAGTTAGCTTGACCTGCGTTACCCATAGAACCAACTACCGAGCTCACGCTTACGATACGACCCCAGCGTGCTTTAGTCATGCCACGCAGAACACCTTTAACCATGCGGTAAACAGAGGTGAGGTTAGTGTTAATCACTGAGTCCCACTCATCATCTTTCATGCGCATCATCAGGTTGTCTTTGGTAATACCCGCATTGTTAACAAGGATAGTGACAGCACCAAACTCTGCTTGGATTTGAGCAATAACTGCATCAACTGATTCAGGATCAGCAACGTTTAACACTACGCCTTTACCGGCATTACCTAAAGCTGACAGGTAGTCAGAGATCGCTTTAGCGCCACCTTCACTTGTAGCTGTACCAATAACAGTCACACCCTGACCAGAGAGGTTTTCAGCGATCGCTTTACCGATACCACGTGTTGCACCAGTTACCAGCGCGACTTTATTTTCAATACTCATTTGAACTCCTTAGGCTTCAGGCTGCTCAAGCGATTTTTGCAACCCAGCCAAATCGCCAATATTTAAAACAGTTAATGCACGGTCAACTTTCTTGTTCAAACCAGAAAGCACTTTACCAGGACCACACTCAACAGTTGTAACAACACCTAGCGCAAGCATCGCCTGGACACTCTCAGTCCAACGCACTGGGCTATATAGTTGCTTCACAAGTAGGTCACGTAGTTCAGCCACATCAGATGAGGTGCCTGCGTTTACATTATGAATAAGTTTGATTGATGGAAGTGTCACTTCAATCTCTGAAAGCGCTACGGCAAGCTGCTCTGCTGCAGGCTTCATTAATGAACAGTGAGAAGGGACCGAAACTGGCAGCTCAACAGCGCGTTTAGCACCCGCCTCTT includes these proteins:
- the fabG gene encoding 3-oxoacyl-ACP reductase FabG; translation: MSIENKVALVTGATRGIGKAIAENLSGQGVTVIGTATSEGGAKAISDYLSALGNAGKGVVLNVADPESVDAVIAQIQAEFGAVTILVNNAGITKDNLMMRMKDDEWDSVINTNLTSVYRMVKGVLRGMTKARWGRIVSVSSVVGSMGNAGQANYAAAKAGMEGFSRALARELGSRNVTVNCVAPGFIDTDMTADLPEAHKEMLQSQISLSRLGQPEEIAAVVGFLCGESGGYVTGETIHVNGGMYMG